A genome region from Lytechinus pictus isolate F3 Inbred chromosome 14, Lp3.0, whole genome shotgun sequence includes the following:
- the LOC135156689 gene encoding DDB1- and CUL4-associated factor 17-like: protein MVSPPTQRGDPSEIKVYSLENKELAINGTLERNIVAADNGVPTSFFYLDGSDRIINTKMRSLSVLKFKQHEDGRSELVEDHVINPWPYRDDRKLERKMKEMGTSLSSSGRLIRHQQYGAYYDEEASMYEAYSEEMINNFGCEIEMDILAISMATRDCDTDSLIGHVTLHDSPTGRLLKTFRMPGEWDENVEHHFSLDLDTLVHSYKERSGKWMCQVFRAQRKRKESSKRRTSKQPHRSRKRWHLL from the exons ATGGTGTCGCCTCCAACACAAAGGGGAGATCCAAGTGAAATCAAAGTCTACAGTCTAGAAAACAAGGAACTG GCAATCAATGGTACGTTAGAACGCAACATTGTAGCTGCGGACAATGGCGTGCCCACATCTTTTTTCTATTTGGACGGTTCAGATCGCATCATCAACACTAAGATGCGTTCCCTCAG TGTACTGAAATTCAAGCAACATGAAGATGGGCGAAGTGAGCTGGTGGAGGACCATGTGATAAATCCCTGGCCTTACCGCGATGATCGCAAGCTcgagagaaaaatgaaagaaatgggaACATCGTTGTCAAGCAGTGGTAGACTTATTAGGCATCAGCAGTATGGCGCTTATTATGATGAGGAGGCCTCGATGTATGAAGCATACAGCGAGGAG ATGATTAATAACTTTGGCTGTGAAATTGAAATGGACATCTTAGCTATTTCTATGGCGACTCGAGACTGTGATACGGATAGTCTCATCGGCCACGTGACCCTCCATGACTCTCCAACGGGACGCCTCCTGAAGACATTCAGGATGCCTGGAGAATGGGATGAG AATGTGGAGCACCATTTTTCGCTGGACCTTGACACTTTGGTCCACAGCTACAAGGAGAGATCAGGGAAGTGGATGTGCCAGGTCTTCAGAGCTCAAAGAAAACGCAAGGAATCATCGAAGAGGAGAACCAGTAAACAACCCCACAGGTCCAGAAAAAGGTGGCATCTACTGTGA